Proteins encoded together in one Citromicrobium bathyomarinum window:
- the trbK-alt gene encoding putative entry exclusion protein TrbK-alt — protein MRGSPDQILRLIAFGLGALAALFAAIELANNAAPEAPVEPSVGDDPLQEELARCRTMTPEDLDTDTACRAAWAEHRRRFLGLPGDNSEKE, from the coding sequence ATGCGAGGCTCCCCCGACCAGATCCTACGGCTCATCGCCTTCGGCCTCGGCGCGCTCGCGGCGCTCTTCGCAGCCATCGAGTTGGCGAACAATGCCGCTCCGGAAGCGCCGGTGGAGCCGTCGGTGGGCGACGATCCATTGCAGGAAGAGCTGGCGCGGTGCCGGACGATGACGCCGGAAGATCTGGACACCGATACAGCCTGCCGCGCCGCTTGGGCCGAGCATCGCCGCCGCTTTCTTGGTCTTCCCGGCGACAATTCCGAGAAGGAATAG
- the trbJ gene encoding P-type conjugative transfer protein TrbJ: protein MRKKLAALMMTGAIAFAPVQPAHALFGFGDIVFDPSNYAENVLTAARTLEQINNQIKQLQNEAQMLINQARNLASLPHSSLTQLQNTIARTQDLLNEAQNIAYQVSEIETAFNEQYGEAAANGDFADMIANAEARWRTSVAGYEDALKVQAGVVDNIEGTRAELSNLVSQSQSATGALQATQAGNQLLALQSQQMTDLTAAIAAQNRAQALDAARRASAEAQARENLDRFLDYGSGYAPTTVTMFR, encoded by the coding sequence ATGCGTAAGAAACTCGCCGCCCTCATGATGACCGGCGCTATCGCCTTCGCGCCGGTGCAACCGGCCCATGCGCTGTTCGGCTTTGGCGACATCGTTTTCGATCCGTCGAATTACGCCGAAAACGTGCTGACCGCCGCGCGGACGCTCGAACAGATCAACAACCAGATCAAGCAGCTTCAGAACGAAGCGCAGATGCTGATCAATCAGGCGCGCAATCTCGCGAGCCTGCCACATTCCTCGCTCACCCAGCTTCAGAACACGATCGCCCGCACCCAGGATCTCCTGAACGAGGCGCAGAACATCGCCTATCAGGTCTCCGAGATCGAAACCGCGTTCAACGAACAGTATGGCGAGGCGGCCGCGAACGGCGATTTTGCCGACATGATCGCCAATGCCGAGGCGCGCTGGCGCACCTCTGTTGCCGGATACGAGGACGCCCTGAAGGTTCAGGCGGGCGTCGTCGACAATATCGAAGGAACGCGCGCCGAGCTCAGCAATCTTGTCTCCCAGAGCCAGAGCGCGACCGGCGCCCTGCAGGCGACACAGGCCGGCAATCAGCTTCTCGCGCTGCAAAGTCAGCAGATGACGGATTTGACCGCCGCCATCGCCGCGCAGAACCGCGCGCAGGCGCTGGACGCAGCCCGAAGGGCTTCCGCCGAGGCTCAGGCCCGCGAGAACCTCGATCGCTTCCTCGACTATGGAAGCGGCTACGCACCGACCACCGTCACCATGTTCCGGTAA
- the trbE gene encoding conjugal transfer protein TrbE: MMRLAEYRSKTSLLADFLPWAALIGPGIILNKDGSLQRIARFRGPDLDSATPAELVAVSGRLNNALRRLGSGWAVFVEAQRLPARDYPLSQFPDPVSALVDAERRAQFEEASSHFESAYFLTFAWMPPADDASRAGRWLYEDAPEKGLNPQEHVASFTARTDRLLDLLDGFMPEAVWLSDEETLTYLHSTVSTRRQRVRVPETPMHLDALLADSALVGGLAPKLGDDHLRTLTITGFPTATWPGLLDELNAQAFEYRWVSRAVCLDKTDATRLLTRIRRQWFAKRKSIAAILKEVMTNEASTLLDSDASNKAADADEALQELGADMAGAAYVTATLTVWDEDEAVADAKLKAAEKVIQGRDFTCMPETVNAIEAWLGSLPGHLYANVRQPPVSTLNLVHMIPISAIWAGPARNDHLGGPPLFYAETEGSTPFRFSPHVGDVGHTLVVGPTGSGKSVLLALMALQFRRYAGAQVFAFDFGGSIRCATVACGGDWQDLAGALSENEAAVQLQPLRNIDETSERAWAQDWLSGLIAREGVTVDPVARDHLWSALTSLASAPVEERTLTGLSVLLQSTELKQALAPFCLGGPFGRLLDAETEELGTADFQAFETEGLIGSAATPAVLAYLFHRIEERLDGRPGLIIVDEGWLALDDGTFGGQLREWLKTLRKKNAFVLFATQSLADIDNSAIAPAIVESCPTRIFLPNERAFEPQIADIYRRFGLNERQIEIVARAMPKRDYYCQSRRGNRLFSLGLGEVALAFTAASSKSDQAAITDILAEHRRDGFAAAWLARLGLDWAVELLGPVPDPDSSPQTKENTHA, translated from the coding sequence GGGCTGTCTTCGTCGAAGCGCAACGACTGCCCGCCCGGGACTATCCGCTCTCGCAATTTCCCGATCCTGTTTCGGCTCTGGTCGATGCGGAACGACGGGCGCAGTTCGAAGAAGCATCGAGCCATTTCGAGAGCGCCTATTTCCTGACCTTCGCCTGGATGCCGCCAGCGGACGATGCCAGCCGCGCCGGGCGCTGGCTCTATGAGGACGCGCCGGAGAAGGGTCTGAACCCGCAGGAGCATGTCGCAAGCTTTACCGCGCGCACGGATCGTCTGCTCGACCTTCTGGATGGCTTCATGCCGGAAGCGGTCTGGCTCTCCGACGAGGAGACGCTGACCTATCTCCATTCGACGGTTTCAACCCGGCGCCAGCGCGTGCGCGTCCCGGAAACGCCGATGCATCTCGACGCGCTCCTGGCCGACAGTGCGCTTGTCGGCGGGTTGGCGCCGAAGCTGGGTGATGATCATCTCCGTACGCTGACCATCACCGGGTTCCCGACCGCCACATGGCCAGGCCTGCTCGACGAACTCAACGCTCAGGCCTTCGAATATCGCTGGGTGTCGCGCGCCGTCTGCCTCGACAAGACAGACGCGACCAGGCTCCTCACCCGCATTCGCCGACAGTGGTTCGCCAAGCGCAAATCCATCGCCGCTATCCTGAAGGAGGTGATGACCAACGAGGCCTCGACGCTGCTTGATTCCGATGCATCGAACAAGGCCGCCGACGCTGACGAAGCTTTGCAGGAGCTCGGCGCGGACATGGCGGGCGCCGCCTATGTTACCGCCACGCTGACGGTCTGGGACGAGGACGAAGCGGTCGCCGACGCCAAGCTGAAGGCGGCCGAGAAGGTCATACAGGGCCGCGATTTCACCTGCATGCCGGAAACTGTCAACGCCATCGAAGCCTGGCTCGGTTCGCTGCCCGGCCACCTCTACGCGAATGTTCGCCAGCCGCCGGTCTCGACCCTCAATCTCGTCCACATGATCCCGATCTCGGCGATCTGGGCGGGGCCGGCGCGCAACGATCATCTGGGCGGCCCGCCGCTGTTTTACGCCGAGACGGAAGGGTCGACACCGTTCCGCTTTTCACCTCATGTCGGTGATGTCGGCCATACGCTGGTCGTCGGTCCCACCGGTTCGGGCAAGTCGGTGCTCCTGGCGCTGATGGCGCTGCAGTTCCGCCGCTATGCCGGCGCGCAGGTTTTTGCCTTCGATTTCGGGGGTTCGATCCGCTGCGCGACGGTTGCCTGCGGGGGCGACTGGCAGGATCTCGCCGGAGCGTTGTCTGAGAATGAGGCAGCCGTCCAACTCCAGCCGCTCCGCAATATCGACGAGACGAGCGAGCGCGCTTGGGCGCAGGACTGGTTGTCCGGCCTGATCGCTCGCGAAGGCGTCACTGTCGATCCGGTGGCACGGGATCATCTCTGGTCGGCGCTAACCTCGCTCGCCTCGGCGCCCGTCGAGGAACGCACCCTGACAGGCTTGTCGGTCCTGTTGCAGTCGACCGAACTCAAACAGGCGCTGGCGCCGTTCTGTCTTGGCGGCCCCTTCGGACGGTTGCTGGACGCCGAGACGGAGGAACTGGGAACAGCCGATTTCCAGGCCTTCGAGACCGAAGGGCTGATCGGATCGGCCGCGACGCCCGCCGTGCTCGCCTATCTGTTTCATCGGATCGAGGAGCGCCTCGACGGGCGTCCGGGCCTGATCATCGTCGACGAAGGCTGGCTCGCGCTCGATGACGGCACCTTCGGCGGTCAGCTCCGTGAATGGCTGAAGACGCTGAGAAAGAAGAACGCCTTCGTCCTCTTCGCCACCCAGTCGCTCGCCGATATCGACAATTCCGCCATCGCGCCAGCCATCGTCGAAAGTTGCCCCACACGGATCTTCCTGCCGAACGAACGCGCCTTCGAGCCGCAGATTGCCGATATTTATCGCCGCTTCGGTCTTAACGAACGCCAGATCGAGATCGTCGCGCGGGCCATGCCGAAGCGTGACTATTACTGCCAGTCGCGGCGGGGCAACCGGCTCTTCTCGCTCGGCCTCGGCGAGGTCGCGCTCGCGTTCACCGCGGCATCCTCCAAATCCGACCAGGCCGCCATCACCGACATCCTCGCCGAACACAGGCGGGACGGCTTCGCCGCCGCCTGGCTCGCCCGGCTCGGACTCGACTGGGCCGTCGAACTGCTCGGCCCGGTCCCCGATCCAGATTCTTCACCTCAAACCAAGGAGAATACACATGCGTAA